The nucleotide sequence GAGCAGCTCGGAGGCGAACTCCAGCACCTGATCGGGGATGTCGTGCCCGGCTCCCGTCTCGAGGAGCGCTCCCCAGCCTTCGATCTGCTTCGACCAGGCGTCCTGCTGGCCAGGCGAATGCCCCAGCGCCTTCGCCATGTCGCGCACGGCGTTCTTGGGTCGGTACTGGATGACGTTCGCGACCTGTGCCGCACGATCGCGCCCGTACTCGCGGTACACCCACTGGATGACCTCTTCGCGGCGATCGGAGTCGAAGTCGACGTCGATGTCAGGCTCCTCCTCGCGCAGACTCGACAGGAACCGTTCGAACGGCAGGTCGTACCCGATCGCGTCGACGGCGGTGATGTCGAGCAGGTAGCAGATGGCGCTGTTGGCGGCGGAGCCGCGCCCCTGACAGAGGATGCCCTGGCTCCGCGCGAACTGCACGATGCCGTGGACTATCAGGAAGTAGCCCGGGAAATCCTTCATCTCGATGACTCCGAGCTCCTTCTCGATACGCGCCCGGTTCTCCTCCGTCAGGTCGGGGTACTTGCGCGGCACCGCCTCCCACACGAGGTGCCGCAGCCACGACATGGGCGTGTGCCCCTCTGGCACCTTCTGCTTCGGGAGCGCCGGCTTCGCCTTGCGCAGCGGGAAGGCGAGTTCGTCGGCGAGCGTCACAGTCCGGGCGACGGCATCCGGGAACCGCACGAAGCGCTCCGCCATCTCGGCGCCCGACCGCAGATGCGCACCGGCATGCACCGGCAGCCAGCCGTCGAGCTCGTCGAGACCGCGATTCGCGCGCACGGCGGCGACCGCCGCGGCGAGCAGCTGCCGCTTGGGCACGGCGTAGTGCACGTTGTTGGTCGCCAGGAGCGGAAGGCCGCGCTCCCGCGCGAGCCCGACGAGCACGTCGTTGTCGCGGGTGTCGAGCGGATTGCCGTGGTCGATGAGCTCGACGTGCACGTTGTCTCTCCCGAACAGGGTCACGAGACGGTCGAGTTCCCCGGCCGCCGCAGCGGGGCTCTCGGCGAGCGCGCGGCGCACGGCGCCCTTTCGGCATCCGGTGAGCACCGCCCACTCCCCCGCCGCCTGCGCGGCGAGTTCGTCGAGGTCGTAGACCGGTCGGCCCTTCTCAGCGCCCTGCAGCTGCGCGTGGGTGATCGCGCCCGCCAGCCGGTGGTATCCATCCTCACCCCGCGCGAGCACCAGCAGATGCGCGCCGACCGGATCAGCCTCCCCGTTCTGCGGCTTCGGCAGCTCGAGCGACAGCTCGGCACCGAACACCGTCTTGAGCTGGAGCGCCTCGGCGGCTTCGGCGAACCGGACGATGCCGTAGAACCCGTCGTGATCGGTCACCGCGAGGGCATGCAGCCCCAGGCGCTCCGCCTCCTCGGCGAGCTCCTCGGGCGAGGAGGCCCCGTCGAGGAACGAGTACGACGAGTGCGCGTGCAGCTCGGCGTACGGGATCGCATCGGCCGGGCGCTCGATCTCGGGGGTGACGTACGGCCCCCGCTTATGCGACCATGCGGGACTGTCGCCCCCGTCCGCGCCGACCGGCGGCGCGTCGGGCCGGCGACGACCGCTCAGCACACGCTCCATCTCGGACCACGGCACCCCCGGGTTGTTGAAGCCCATCAGCCCGGCCCCCTAGTCATAGGTCGCCTCCGCCGTCCAGGCGTCGCCGTCGCACACCAGCAGCCACGCGGACCCGTCGGCGTCGACGACCTGGAACCGATGCGCACGGCGCGAGCGCGCCGCATCCCATCCGCGCTCCACCACCGGCCACGGCCCCGCCCACGCCTCGATCGCGCGCCGGCGACCGCTCTCGATGAAGAGCGCGGGCACGGCGGACACGTTGCCCCGCTCGTCGACGTCGACCAACTCGCCGCCGAGCGCACGCACGTCGACCGGCACCGGATCGGCGAACACCGTCGTCGGCAGCGGGTCGGGCAGGCTCCCCGGCCACGGGCGCGCGCGCTGCGCCGCGAGGCCCCCGGCTCCGGTGGCCGTCCTGTCGCGTTCGTCCTTCTCACCCCAGGGCACGAGCACCTGGCGCTCGGCCAGCCACCGCCCGCCGCCGATCGCGGGGGTCAGTACGCCGCGGTGCCCCAGCATCGCCTGCACACGCGACAGCGCGTGGTGCACCCGCTCCTCAGGTCCGCCGCCGAACAGCGCAGGAGCGTGATGGGATGCCGCATCCACCGCCTCCGGCGAGATCCGCACGAGCGTCACCCCGCTGCGCAGCCCGCGCCCGGCCGCATCGCCGGCGCCGACGTCCTCCGCGAGCTGCCACCGCACCCGGTCGACGACCGCCGCGGCGTCGAACGAGCCCGGATGCAGCCACACCCTCTCGCTGCGCTCCCCGCGGTCGCCCACGAGTTCGACCCGCAGCTCGGTGCAGACGAGATCCACCGCACCGAGACCCGAGACGAAGTCGTCGGCGGTGACGCGCATGGCGAACGCCACCTGGTCGGCGATCTCGAGGGGCGGCTCGAACGCGACCTCGCGCTGCAGCTCCGGCGGCGGGGTGCGCGGCTGCACCGGTCGCGAGTCGCACCCCGCGGCGAGCGCGTGGAGCCGGACGCCCCACTCGCCGAACCGCTCACGCACGCGATCGGTCTGCATCTCGGCGAACCCGCCGAGGGTCTGCACGCCCAGCCGGGCGAGCAAGCCCACAAGGCCCGTCGCCTCCTTCGCGCCGGTGCCGAGCATCGCCGAGGCATCGAGCACCGAGACCGACAGTGGTGCGAGGAAGCCGGCCGCACCGCCCGCGGGCACGGCGAACACCGGATCGGCGGCGCTCGTGCCGGCGCGCGCCGCCTGCTCCGCGGTGAACGGACCGTCGGCGATGCCCACCCGCACCCCGTCGAGCCCTGCGTCGCGCAGGGCGCCGATCAGCATGCGGGCGGCCTCGATCTCGCCGCCGTAGTACCGCGCCGGCCCTCGGGCGCGCAGCGCGCACAGTCCCGGGCGCACCAGCTGCACGCCGGGCGCCTTCTCTTCGATCAGTGACACGATCGGGGCGAACGCGCGGTGATCACGCGCAGCGTCCGCGTTCACCAGCGTCAGCCCCGGGCACCGCGCCTGGGCGTCGCGCCGGCGTTGCCCGCGGCGCACCCCCTCCGCACGCGCGGACGCCGAGCACGCCACCACGAGGTTGCGCTCCACGACGGCGACCGGGGGCTTCGCCTCGGACTTCTCCCGCGGCGCGTGCGTCCGAGTGCCCGGCCGCTCTCCGACCGCGTCCTCCGATTCCGCCGCGGGCGCGCCCGCCTCCCGCTCGAGAGCCGTGACCGGCCAGTCGGGGAACCACAGCACGAGGCTCCGCACCGGCGTGCCCGGCGACATGTCACCCCACCGCCCTGATCAGATGCGGGAAGGACTCCGCGGATTCCGCAGGCATCGCTTCGACGGTGCGCATGCGCTCGGGCGCGGCGGAGACGTGCCCCGCAGCATCCGGAAGCATCACGCGAGCCCGTCGCGAACGCGGCCATCGCCGACTGGACGAGGTGAGCGTCACCTCGCGACCGGAGAGGTAGCCGTGCCCGCGGCCGACGCCCTCCCACGTCGGCTCGCCCACCTCGATCACGGCCTCGGCCTGCGGCCAGGGTCCTTGAACGAGCAGCACCGCGCCGCGATCGCGCAGCCGTGCCGCCAGGCGGGAGATCTCACCGTCGGCTGCCCGCCCCGACGGGCGCACCGCGACCACCGGCAGCACCTCGGCGACGGTCGAGGTCACCGCGAGCCAGCGCGCACCCGGATCGGGGATGAGTACGAGCCGCGACAGATCGACCCCGAGGCCCTCGGCCGCCTCGGCGCCGAGCCGCGGCATGCCGATCACCCCGCACCACGACCCGGCCTGCGACGGCTGGGCAAGCAGCGCCAGCAGCACCGACGTCGAGCGCGGCAGGGAGTAGGCGGAGCCCGGGCGCAGACCGCCCCCGGGAAGCAGCGAGGCGATCGCGGGATGCACCGGCAGCACCGGCGCATCGAGCCGCCTGCCCTGCACCCGCTCGACCTGCGCCCGCAGCTGCGCGACGGTTCCCGCAGACGACGAACCCGCAGACGTCCCGCCCGCAGACGACGAGTCCACCGCACCGAGGGCGGCAGGCTGCGTGCCCGTCGGCGCCTGGCCGACGGCCTCGTGCACATGCTGTGCCGTGAGCTGCACGATCGCCCTCATTCCCACAGGCTAGAACAGATGTTCTAGTATTTCAATCGCAGGAGATCAGGGTAACGCCGGGTTCCGACAATTATGTTCGATGTTTCTCCGCCGCCGGCGAGATCGTGCTTCTCGACCGCGCCATGGCCGCGCGCCTCGTCAACGAGCGCCGCATCCTCAACGCGATCGGGACGACGGATGCCGCAGCCCTCGAGCCGATCCTCACTCGCTGGCGCGCGTGCTCCACGCACCGGGCCTGCCTTCATGCCGCGGCGCGGCTCACCCTGAAGTCTCGGGTTTCGCTCTCTCCTGACGCGCGTGCGATCACGCCGCGAGGGCGAGATACGGCTCCCACCGCGGGTCGGTGCGCTCGGTGCCGCGGACGGTCCACTGCGCGCCGCGCGGCGGGTGCGGCGTGAAGCGCAGCTCCCAGTGCATCTCCTGCGGGGTGCGATCGCTCTTGATGTTGTTGCAGCGCAGGCAGCAGGCGACGAGGTTCTCCCACGAGTCGGCGCCACCGCGCGAGCGCGGCAGCACATGGTCGATCGTCGACGCCGCCTTGCCGCAGTAGGCGCAGTGATGGTTGTCACGACGCAGCACGCCCCGCCGGGTGACCGGCACGTGACGACCGCCCGGCACCCGCACGTAGCGGGTCAGGATGATCACGGCCGGGCGTTCGTACGATCGTCGGGTGCCCCACACCGGATCGGTCTCGGTGTGTTCCACCACGGTGGCCTTCTCGTTCATCACGAGCACGAGCGCCCGCTTGAACGACACGACGGCGAGCGGCTCGTAGCCCGCGTTCAGCACCAGAGTGCGCATTGATCATCCTCTCGAATGGCCGGGACGGCTTCTCGGTTATTCGACTTGCGCGACGATCAAGGGCGCAGGGGCATGAAAAAAGGCGCTGTCTACAGACAGCGCCCTGGCGCCACGGCAATGCCGCGGCATCCGCTCGTGCAATGCCGAAGGACGAGGCGTCCAAGCGCATCCATGGTTCGGATGCGTGGTGTGCAGCCCATCGGCTCCCTCCGCTCTCTCAGCGTCGAATCCCAGGGTAACCCACCGCGACACGCCCGGGGCGCGGCGAGACTGAACGGCTGATGGCGTGTCGGGTAACGAGAAAGCGAACGGATGCCCCGGCCGGGGCATCCGTTCGCTTCTGTGATTGCAGAGGTCTGTGTGTCAGCCGGCGTTGGCCTGCAGCCACGCCCACGGGTCGACGACCGAGCCGTTGATGTGGACTTCGAAGTGCAGGTGGCACGCGGTCGAACTGCCGGTGCTGCCGACGAGGCCGATGAGCTGGCCGGCCGAGACGGACTGGCCGACCGAGACCTGACGGCTGCCGTACGTCATGTGGCCGTAGAGCGAATTGAC is from Microbacterium sp. LWH3-1.2 and encodes:
- a CDS encoding DNA polymerase Y family protein, which produces MSPGTPVRSLVLWFPDWPVTALEREAGAPAAESEDAVGERPGTRTHAPREKSEAKPPVAVVERNLVVACSASARAEGVRRGQRRRDAQARCPGLTLVNADAARDHRAFAPIVSLIEEKAPGVQLVRPGLCALRARGPARYYGGEIEAARMLIGALRDAGLDGVRVGIADGPFTAEQAARAGTSAADPVFAVPAGGAAGFLAPLSVSVLDASAMLGTGAKEATGLVGLLARLGVQTLGGFAEMQTDRVRERFGEWGVRLHALAAGCDSRPVQPRTPPPELQREVAFEPPLEIADQVAFAMRVTADDFVSGLGAVDLVCTELRVELVGDRGERSERVWLHPGSFDAAAVVDRVRWQLAEDVGAGDAAGRGLRSGVTLVRISPEAVDAASHHAPALFGGGPEERVHHALSRVQAMLGHRGVLTPAIGGGRWLAERQVLVPWGEKDERDRTATGAGGLAAQRARPWPGSLPDPLPTTVFADPVPVDVRALGGELVDVDERGNVSAVPALFIESGRRRAIEAWAGPWPVVERGWDAARSRRAHRFQVVDADGSAWLLVCDGDAWTAEATYD
- a CDS encoding HNH endonuclease produces the protein MRTLVLNAGYEPLAVVSFKRALVLVMNEKATVVEHTETDPVWGTRRSYERPAVIILTRYVRVPGGRHVPVTRRGVLRRDNHHCAYCGKAASTIDHVLPRSRGGADSWENLVACCLRCNNIKSDRTPQEMHWELRFTPHPPRGAQWTVRGTERTDPRWEPYLALAA